The following coding sequences are from one Melanotaenia boesemani isolate fMelBoe1 chromosome 19, fMelBoe1.pri, whole genome shotgun sequence window:
- the exd3 gene encoding exonuclease mut-7 homolog isoform X2 codes for MNQTPPERTGLDPSLLIDQLFELWNMKDLQTLRLAALQGFSKLSEPLEALLTILESCPGKQKGRSHNLGHHILTEFQTWMKEHPQVHLSSLSEQQTVALQQRALCLLTDTQPNFSDNLINIYQLKSLDPSILRLHIVRLQALNCFKEAAVLTIKLELQREFNVEEMCVPLILQDKLSLAESFVTGHHQLEQQLVILLDSWCHPSFNIKDIKTQFPHLFLSKHHAAQIQPKMLTKHVLRLVEKFKIDQGLCPNAFHKRRLDTLRYLMYKTFVDRGMTEENWADHVQYVVADDLELQISLVEMLVKYCGLRKASQWSLRYNIPRYRLPLRVWETQQSLPSNLQQICLNNLAQGEEWVPSQSHCEKFYQVPLTKDKVHIVDTQEALQGCQSIVLKEGGIVGVDMEWRPHFGCSSAQQVALIQLAVYDQVFLVDLCTRGFCQHPDTRGFIRALFSSQNVLKLGYGMLGDLKCLLATWPQLSEELLKMEGMLDLLSVHQKIQRSKASQIQNGPGKRDVLVGEDCAEKGLSLLVQQVLGRPLDKTEQMSNWEKRPLRISQIRYAVADAYCLLDVYSVLSSNPASFGLPADLRSISSSQSETSKDKKQKEKQGKKTKKALDKEECQGAQRVSPLRCDTEKGLLCGEKPSEESPPLPPQQLRVVCDNMLQGLGRYLRCLGVDVVMLENTDDHRVAAKLAQAEGRVILTCGQPFQSLRSQVGEGRCLSLDCSEKARDQAVRVLRHFNVRPTPSDIFSRCQACNSDQYVAVPQADMVRMLKEKGYLQDHNISDHTLESSCQQEEQKLDDILTPGVTPEPPRRSYT; via the exons ATGAACCAAACTCCTCCAGAGAGAACTG GCCTTGACCCCTCCTTGCTGATAGACCAACTCTTCGAGCTATGGAACATGAAAGATCTGCAGACG CTGCGTTTGGCAGCCCTCCAGGGATTTTCAAAGCTGTCTGAGCCGCTTGAGGCTTTACTAACAATCCTGGAGAGCTGTCCAGGCAAACAGAAGGGTCGGAGCCACAACCTGGGTCATCACATCCTCACAGAATTCCAGACATGGATGAAGGAACATCCTCAG GTACACCTCAGCTCACTGTCTGAACAACAAACAGTGGCACTCCAGCAACGTGCTCTTTGCCTGCTGACCGATACTCAACCCAACTTTTCGGACAATCTCATAAATATCTACCAACTGAAATCCTTAGACCCATCTATACTACGTTTGCACATTGTACGGTTGCAGGCTCTTAATTGTTTTAAAGAG gcTGCAGTGTTGACCATAAAACTGGAATTACAGAGGGAATTTAATGTAGAGGAG ATGTGCGTACCGCTAATCTTGCAGGATAAGTTGTCATTGGCAGAGTCCTTTGTCACAGGCCACCATCAGCTAGAACAACAACTTGTCATACTGCTTGACTCTTGGTGTCACCCCAGCTTCAACATAAAAGATATAAAGAC GCAGTTCCCTCACCTCTTTCTGTCCAAACATCACGCAGCTCAGATCCAGCCCAAAATGCTCACTAAACATGTCTTACGACTTGTGGAGAAATTCAAGATAGACCAAG GACTGTGTCCTAATGCTTTTCATAAGAGGAGACTAGACACCCTGCGCTACCTCATGTATAAGACATTTGTGGAT AGAGGCATGACAGAAGAGAACTGGGCTGATCATGTACAG TATGTAGTGGCAGATGACCTCGAGCTACAAATAAGTTTAGTAGAGATGTTGGTGAAGTACTGTGGTCTTCGGAAAGCCTCGCAGTGGTCTCTGAGATACAACATCCCCAGATATCGACTTCCGTTAAGGGTATGGGAAACACAGCAGAGTCTACCATCTAATCTACA ACAGATATGCTTGAATAATTTAGCACAAGGGGAGGAGTGGGTACCATCTCAGTCTCACTGTGAGAAGTTCTACCAAGTGCCTCTCACCAAAGACAAAGTTCACATTGTGGACACACAAGAAGCTCTCCAAGGATGTCAAAGCATTGTGCTAAAG GAAGGTGGTATAGTAGGAGTTGACATGGAGTGGAGGCCACATTTTGGCTGTAGCTCAGCTCAGCAGGTTGCACTCATACAGCTTGCAGTTTATGACCAAGTTTTTTTAGTAGACCTTTGCACAAGAGGGTTCTGTCAACACCCGGACACTAGAGGCTTCATCAGGGCATTGTTCTCTTCACAAAATGTGCTTAAACTGG GATATGGTATGTTGGGGGATCTCAAATGTCTCTTGGCCACCTGGCCTCAGTTATCAGAGGAGCTGCTAAAGATGGAGGGGATGCTTGATCTTCTTAGTGTGCACCAAAAG ATTCAGCGAAGTAAGGCCAGTCAGATTCAAAATGGCCCTGGTAAAAGAGATGTTCTGGTAGGGGAGGACTGTGCAGAAAAAGGCCTCAGTCTGTTGGTACAACAGGTCCTGGGAAGGCCCCTGGACAAGACAGAGCAGATGTCCAACTGGGAGAAGCGGCCACTGCGCATCAGCCAAATTAGATATGCAG TGGCAGATGCATACTGTTTGCTGGATGTGTACTCAGTTCTCTCCAGCAACCCAGCAAGCTTTGGGCTGCCAGCTGATCTGCGCAGTATTTCTTCAAGCCAATCAGAGACGAGCAAAGACaagaaacagaaggagaaacagggaaagaagacaaaaaaggcTCTTGACAAAGAG GAATGTCAGGGGGCTCAAAGGGTCAGTCCCCTTCGTTGTGACACAGAGAAAGGCCTCCTGTGTGGCGAGAAGCCTTCGGAAGAATCCCCCCCTCTGCCACCTCAGCAGTTGCGGGTGGTGTGTGACAATATGCTGCAAGGACTTGGAAGGTACCTGCGCTGTTTAGGAGTTGACGTGGTCATGTTGGAGAACACTGATGATCACAGAGTAGCAGCAAAG TTGGCTCAAGCTGAAGGCCGCGTCATTCTCACATGTGGACAGCCATTCCAAAGT TTACGTTCccaggtgggtgagggtcgCTGCCTTTCCCTAGACTGTTCAGAAAAGGCCAGAGACCAGGCTGTTCGAGTCCTCAGGCACTTCAACGTCCGGCCTACTCCCAGCGACATTTTCAGTCGCTGCCAG
- the cdc37l1 gene encoding hsp90 co-chaperone Cdc37-like 1 isoform X2, translated as MPSSPKTDPAGIVGAVVVIAVMEWLGNGSSLHSNEEPSSDHTLPARDLRGIYPHKQLPSSPLCDCAMASLCQSQQRCVKASIVSSWRLAEAQDQLCSLGVHSSESLEQERARTQACPAELTNTEDEWRRKESMLGGQEPSRSPVLGATGSWDVFDKSIINVQNQPVEMDQDKCKTFLQKYEQELRHFGMLRRWDDSQRFLSGMPQLICEETANFLILWCIRLQQEGKEALMEQVAHQAVVMQFIMEMASNSQQDPRGCFRQFFHKAKDGQDVYLEVFHAEVEAFKQRVKEYTAKCRSDASHTEQHNTGTNYRLDSKEATDLLQQVGDYNMKHCLEAGLWTSTGKWTKDDATETEDILMMETS; from the exons ATGCCGTCATCTCCTAAAACAGACCCAGCCGGGATAGTTGGAGCAGTGGTTGTTATTGCTG TTATGGAGTGGTTGGGCAACGGATCTTCACTTCACTCAAACGAAGAACCTAGCAGTGACCACACTTTACCTGCCAGGGATTTAAGGGGCATCTACCCTCACAAACAG CTACCATCATCACCACTTTGTGACTGTGCCATGGCATCACTGTGTCAGAGCCAGCAGCGCTGTGTAAAGGCCTCAATTGTCTCCAGTTGGAGGCTGGCTGAGGCACAGGACCAGCTATGTTCTTTAGGAGTCCACAGCTCTGAGTCGCTGGAGCAGGAACGTGCTCGGACTCAGGCCTGCCCGGCAGAACTCACCAACACTGAGGATGAGTGGCGTCGCAAGGAAAGCATGCTTGGGGGTCAGGAACCCAGCCGCAGTCCTGTACTTGGTGCTACTGGAAGTTGGGACGTTTTTGATAAA aGTATCATCAATGTCCAAAATCAACCTGTGGAAATGGATCAGgacaaatgcaaaacatttttgcaAAAGTATGAACAAGAGCTCAGACATTTTG GTATGTTGCGGAGATGGGATGACAGTCAGCGATTCTTGTCAGGCATGCCACAACTCATCTGTGAGGAAACAGCCAACTTCTTAATACTCTGGTGTATTAGACTACAGCAAGAAGGG AAAGAAGCATTGATGGAGCAGGTGGCTCACCAAGCTGTGGTTATGCAGTTTATCATGGAGATGGCCTCAAACTCTCAGCAGGATCCCCGAGGCTGCTTCAGGCAGTTCTTCCACAAAGCCAAA GATGGACAAGATGTCTATTTAGAAGTCTTCCATGCAGAAGTTGAGGCCTTCAAACAGAGAGTTAAAGAATACACAGCAAAATGTAGAAGTGATGCATCCCACACTGAACAGCACAATACTGGCACAAACTACAGACTTGACTCCAAAGAAGCAACAGACTTATTACAACAG GTGGGGGACTACAACATGAAGCATTGTTTAGAGGCTGGACTTTGGACAAGTACAGGGAAGTGGACAAAGGATGATGCTACAGAGACTGAAGACATACTGATGATGGAAACATCTTAA
- the cdc37l1 gene encoding hsp90 co-chaperone Cdc37-like 1 isoform X1 has product MPSSPKTDPAGIVGAVVVIAVMEWLGNGSSLHSNEEPSSDHTLPARDLRGIYPHKQLPSSPLCDCAMASLCQSQQRCVKASIVSSWRLAEAQDQLCSLGVHSSESLEQERARTQACPAELTNTEDEWRRKESMLGGQEPSRSPVLGATGSWDVFDKSIINVQNQPVEMDQDKCKTFLQKYEQELRHFGMLRRWDDSQRFLSGMPQLICEETANFLILWCIRLQQEGKEALMEQVAHQAVVMQFIMEMASNSQQDPRGCFRQFFHKAKDGQDVYLEVFHAEVEAFKQRVKEYTAKCRSDASHTEQHNTGTNYRLDSKEATDLLQQQVGDYNMKHCLEAGLWTSTGKWTKDDATETEDILMMETS; this is encoded by the exons ATGCCGTCATCTCCTAAAACAGACCCAGCCGGGATAGTTGGAGCAGTGGTTGTTATTGCTG TTATGGAGTGGTTGGGCAACGGATCTTCACTTCACTCAAACGAAGAACCTAGCAGTGACCACACTTTACCTGCCAGGGATTTAAGGGGCATCTACCCTCACAAACAG CTACCATCATCACCACTTTGTGACTGTGCCATGGCATCACTGTGTCAGAGCCAGCAGCGCTGTGTAAAGGCCTCAATTGTCTCCAGTTGGAGGCTGGCTGAGGCACAGGACCAGCTATGTTCTTTAGGAGTCCACAGCTCTGAGTCGCTGGAGCAGGAACGTGCTCGGACTCAGGCCTGCCCGGCAGAACTCACCAACACTGAGGATGAGTGGCGTCGCAAGGAAAGCATGCTTGGGGGTCAGGAACCCAGCCGCAGTCCTGTACTTGGTGCTACTGGAAGTTGGGACGTTTTTGATAAA aGTATCATCAATGTCCAAAATCAACCTGTGGAAATGGATCAGgacaaatgcaaaacatttttgcaAAAGTATGAACAAGAGCTCAGACATTTTG GTATGTTGCGGAGATGGGATGACAGTCAGCGATTCTTGTCAGGCATGCCACAACTCATCTGTGAGGAAACAGCCAACTTCTTAATACTCTGGTGTATTAGACTACAGCAAGAAGGG AAAGAAGCATTGATGGAGCAGGTGGCTCACCAAGCTGTGGTTATGCAGTTTATCATGGAGATGGCCTCAAACTCTCAGCAGGATCCCCGAGGCTGCTTCAGGCAGTTCTTCCACAAAGCCAAA GATGGACAAGATGTCTATTTAGAAGTCTTCCATGCAGAAGTTGAGGCCTTCAAACAGAGAGTTAAAGAATACACAGCAAAATGTAGAAGTGATGCATCCCACACTGAACAGCACAATACTGGCACAAACTACAGACTTGACTCCAAAGAAGCAACAGACTTATTACAACAG CAGGTGGGGGACTACAACATGAAGCATTGTTTAGAGGCTGGACTTTGGACAAGTACAGGGAAGTGGACAAAGGATGATGCTACAGAGACTGAAGACATACTGATGATGGAAACATCTTAA
- the cdc37l1 gene encoding hsp90 co-chaperone Cdc37-like 1 isoform X3 → MEWLGNGSSLHSNEEPSSDHTLPARDLRGIYPHKQLPSSPLCDCAMASLCQSQQRCVKASIVSSWRLAEAQDQLCSLGVHSSESLEQERARTQACPAELTNTEDEWRRKESMLGGQEPSRSPVLGATGSWDVFDKSIINVQNQPVEMDQDKCKTFLQKYEQELRHFGMLRRWDDSQRFLSGMPQLICEETANFLILWCIRLQQEGKEALMEQVAHQAVVMQFIMEMASNSQQDPRGCFRQFFHKAKDGQDVYLEVFHAEVEAFKQRVKEYTAKCRSDASHTEQHNTGTNYRLDSKEATDLLQQQVGDYNMKHCLEAGLWTSTGKWTKDDATETEDILMMETS, encoded by the exons ATGGAGTGGTTGGGCAACGGATCTTCACTTCACTCAAACGAAGAACCTAGCAGTGACCACACTTTACCTGCCAGGGATTTAAGGGGCATCTACCCTCACAAACAG CTACCATCATCACCACTTTGTGACTGTGCCATGGCATCACTGTGTCAGAGCCAGCAGCGCTGTGTAAAGGCCTCAATTGTCTCCAGTTGGAGGCTGGCTGAGGCACAGGACCAGCTATGTTCTTTAGGAGTCCACAGCTCTGAGTCGCTGGAGCAGGAACGTGCTCGGACTCAGGCCTGCCCGGCAGAACTCACCAACACTGAGGATGAGTGGCGTCGCAAGGAAAGCATGCTTGGGGGTCAGGAACCCAGCCGCAGTCCTGTACTTGGTGCTACTGGAAGTTGGGACGTTTTTGATAAA aGTATCATCAATGTCCAAAATCAACCTGTGGAAATGGATCAGgacaaatgcaaaacatttttgcaAAAGTATGAACAAGAGCTCAGACATTTTG GTATGTTGCGGAGATGGGATGACAGTCAGCGATTCTTGTCAGGCATGCCACAACTCATCTGTGAGGAAACAGCCAACTTCTTAATACTCTGGTGTATTAGACTACAGCAAGAAGGG AAAGAAGCATTGATGGAGCAGGTGGCTCACCAAGCTGTGGTTATGCAGTTTATCATGGAGATGGCCTCAAACTCTCAGCAGGATCCCCGAGGCTGCTTCAGGCAGTTCTTCCACAAAGCCAAA GATGGACAAGATGTCTATTTAGAAGTCTTCCATGCAGAAGTTGAGGCCTTCAAACAGAGAGTTAAAGAATACACAGCAAAATGTAGAAGTGATGCATCCCACACTGAACAGCACAATACTGGCACAAACTACAGACTTGACTCCAAAGAAGCAACAGACTTATTACAACAG CAGGTGGGGGACTACAACATGAAGCATTGTTTAGAGGCTGGACTTTGGACAAGTACAGGGAAGTGGACAAAGGATGATGCTACAGAGACTGAAGACATACTGATGATGGAAACATCTTAA
- the ak3 gene encoding GTP:AMP phosphotransferase AK3, mitochondrial, giving the protein MVLQRVIRAVIMGPPGSGKGTVSARITKTFGLKHLSSGDILRANIKAKTELGLLMKSCLDQGQLVPDAVMSRLILNDLRRIDDSGWLLDGFPRTVPQAEALDNVFTVDTVINLNVPFQTIKERLTSRWTHIPSGRVYNTDFNPPKVAGFDDVTGEPLVQRDDDKPETVSRRLKSYETQTEPVLEYYRSKGVLETFSGTETNKIWPHVEVFLHRKFSSLSQGVA; this is encoded by the exons ATGGTTCTACAAAGAGTTATCCGTGCTGTTATTATGGGGCCTCCGGGATCGGGGAAAGGAACAGTGTCTGCGCGAATTACCAAAACTTTTGGATTAAAGCACCTCTCTAGTGGGGACATTTTGAGAGCCAACATCAAAGCAAAAACTG AGCTGGGCCTGCTCATGAAGTCCTGTCTTGATCAGGGTCAGCTGGTACCTGATGCCGTCATGTCACGTCTCATCCTGAATGACCTGAGAAGAATAGATGACTCTGGCTGGTTGCTTGATG GATTCCCTCGTACAGTACCCCAGGCAGAAGCTCTTGATAATGTCTTCACTGTGGATACAGTCATCAACCTTAATGTACCTTTCCAGACCATCAAGGAAAGGCTGACCTCTCGTTGGACTCACATTCCAAGCGGCAGAGTTTACAATACAGATTTCAACCCACCTAAAGTTGCT GGTTTCGATGATGTGACAGGGGAGCCTCTGGTCCAGAGGGATGATGACAAACCAGAGACTGTCTCACGAAGGCTCAAGTCTTATGAAACCCAAACAGAGCCCGTCCTGGAGTATTACAG AAGTAAAGGTGTCTTAGAGACCTTCTCTGGGACGGAAACCAACAAGATATGGCCACACGTTGAAGTTTTCCTCCACAGAAAGTTCTCCTCACTCAGTCAAGGAGTTGCTTAG